A region of the Pseudomonas asiatica genome:
GGCCCGCCTGTACGGCTACAACAACCTGCCGGTTCGCTACCCGCAAGCCCGCCTGGCCCCTCAGGGCAAGCCGGAAACCCGCGGTGACCTGCCGACCCTGCGCCGCCTGCTGGTTGCCCGCGGCTACCAGGAAGCCATCACCTACAGCTTCATCGACCCGAAACTGTTCGAACTGTTCAGCCCGGGCGTAGAGCCGCTGCTGCTGGCCAACCCCATCTCCAGCGACATGGCCGCCATGCGCGCGTCCCTGTGGCCGGGCCTGGTCAAGGCACTGCAGCACAACCTGAACCGCCAGCAAGACCGCGTGCGCCTGTTCGAAAGCGGCCTGCGCTTCGTCGGCCAGCTCGGCGACCTGAAGCAGCAGCCGATGATCGCCGGCGTTGTCACCGGCAGCCGCCTGCCAGAAGGCTGGGCCAACGGCCGCGACGGCGTCGACTTCTTCGACGTGAAGGCCGACGTGGAAGCCCTGCTGGGCTACTCCGGCGCCCTGAGCGACTTCACCTTCAGCGCCGGCAAGCACCCAGCCCTGCACCCAGGCCAGACCGCCGCCATCGAGCGTGACGGCAAGCTGGTCGGCTACCTCGGCGCCATCCATCCAGAGCTGGCAAAAGCCCTGGACCTGGACCGCCCGGTGTTCCTGTTCGAGCTGGTGCTGGGCGACGTGGTCGAAGGCCGCCTGCCGAAATTCAGCGAGCTGTCCAAGTTCCCGGAAACCCGCCGCGACCTGGCTTTGATCGCAGGACGTGATGTAGCTTCTAGCTCGGTGCTTGAAGTAATTCGTGACAATGCAGGCGAATGGCTCACAGACCTCAGGCTGTTTGATGTCTACCAAGGTAAAGGCATTGATCCTGATAGAAAAAGCCTTGCCGTCGGCTTGACCTGGCAGCATCCATCGCGCACTCTTAACGACGATGAGGTGAACGCCGCACTGCAAAACATCCTCACCTCGCTCGAACAAAGGTTGAACACCACGTTAAGGAAATAACGGCATGGGTGCTCTGACGAAAGCTGAGATGGCCGAAAGGCTGTACGAGGAGCTGGGGCTTAACAAGCGTGAGGCCAAGGAGCTGGTCGAGCTGTTTTTTGAAGAAATTCGGCACGCACTTGAAGAGAACGAGCAGGTCAAGCTGTCCGGTTTCGGCAACTTCGACCTTCGCGACAAACGCCAGCGGCCGGGCCGCAACCCCAAGACAGGGGAAGAAATCCCGATCACTGCACGGCGCGTCGTCACCTTTCGTCCAGGGCAGAAGTTGAAGGCCCGGGTTGAGGCCTATGCTGGAACCAAGCCATAACGACGAACTGCCCCCCATACCGGGCAAAAGGTACTTCACCATTGGTGAGGTGAGTGAGCTTTGTGCGGTAAAACCGCACGTGCTGCGGTATTGGGAGCAGGAGTTCGATCAGCTCAATCCCGTGAAGCGGCGGGGGAACCGGCGGTATTATCAGCGGCAGGATGTGCTGATGATTCGCCAGATTCGTGCGCTGCTTTATGACCAGGGGTTCACTATTGGCGGGGCTCGGTTGAGGCTATCCAGTGATGAGGCCAAGGATGAGTCGAGCCAGTACAAGCAGCTGATTCGGCAGATGATTGTCGAGTTGGAGGATGTGTTGGTGGTGTTGAAGAAGTGACCTGGGTTTTTGATGAGTGAAATTTTTTGAGAAAAAGCTTTCATTTATCAGGAGGTTAGGGTACATTCTTCATCGTTCTCGGTAGCATTGAGAACATGCTTCAAAGCCCAGTCGGGGCGTAGCGCAGCCCGGTAGCGCACTTGCATGGGGTGCAAGGGGTCGAGTGTTCGAATCACTCCGTCCCGACCATTATTGAAACGAAAAAGCCCAGTCGGTAACGACTGGGCTTTTTTTTTGCATTTCTCATCTGATATTGGAGAATCATCTATCTTCAATAGGAATCCACATTGTAATGGCTTTGTGCTATGTTCATTAAGAGTATTGAATTGAATGGTCATGGCGGACCTACGGAAACTACCCTGACCAGAAATTGATGATGTAAGCTCTTCATGGAGAGGTTATGGTTTTGTCAATGGACCCAGGAATATCTGATGCAGAATGGGGATGCTCTTATCATGAAGTAGCTGGGGCACTTGGTGTTACGGAAATAAAAATATGTTTTGTCAATGTTCGTGATCTTTCAGAGTTTTCCAAAAGGTTGACTCACTCTGTTTTAGACGACTCATGGATGACTAAGCTAGATAAAGGTAGTCGCCGGCAATACGACTATACAGTTAAAGAAACAGCAGGAGTCTTAGTTGATATTTTTAACCGGGCATCAGCTGGCGGGGTGATCGGTGCGGAGTTTGGTGAACTAATGGTTTCCATCGGTTCAGCAAGAGCTTTAGAAAGAATTTTTTCGCATGCAAGACTGCCAATAGCCGAGTTATGGAAGCCGCAAGTTAAGCAAAATGAAGGTTTCGATTTTCACACGGTTTGCACAGAAGAATTTATAAATTTTGGTGAGGCGAAGTTTTCAGCTCATAGCAATCCACATGGCAATGCGATCTCCCAAATTGGCGACTTTTTATCGGTTGACAAACATTTTCGTGATCGGGGGCACTTAGAGAAGCTAGTTAAACCTACGTCTATTGCAAACCTTGATGACGAAAAATTTGGTGTTGTTGCCGCGTTTTCTATCAACTCGGAAAATCCATTAACGATCTTTACAAATGCGCTAAAAACTGCGGTGGATTTTGTCGGGGCTAATAATGTGGCTGGCTTTTACTTGGTGGGGGTCAGTGAAAGTGCTGCATAAAATAAATCATATTAAAGCATCTGTTGATCCGTATTCTGACATATCCGGATTGCTAAAAATACTTCATCTGGAAGGGCCGGCTAGTTCTGATATTTTAGAGTCGTTGGCTCTATATAAGGTTTTTCATTCTGAGAGCTTCAAGGAGTTAGAGGAGCGGATAATTATCGCGATAGGTTTATTCTACAAGGTTAAAGAACCTACGAGCCTCTATTCGTTCTTGATGGCTTCTGTAGGTATTCAGCATAAGCTCGAGTATGGCGCTCTTCTTACCCCTGTCCAGGCTAGCGTCCGCCGAGCTATAAATGATAATCAGTATGTGTCAATCTCTGCCCCAACTAGTGCTGGTAAGTCCTATTCGATAAGGGATTTCATAGCAGAGCAGAAAGGTGACGCAGTTATTGTAGTTCCTTCTAGAGCTCTAATTGCAGAGTACGTTGCTAGCATTCGTGACAGGTTTGCTGGCGATAAGACAGTTATGATATCTACTTTCGTAGATACTGTTTTCACTAGCCGCAATCTGAGGAGGATTTTTATCCTAACTCCGGAGAGAGCACGAGAGCTATTTGTAATTGGTCCAAAGCTAGATGTGGCTGTTTTCTTTTTCGATGAGGCGCAGGTTTCCGAAGATGCAAGTCGGGGAGTGATTTTCGATGTCTTGGTTAGGCGTGTTAATAAAATATTTCCAAGTGCAAAGCTTATTTTTGCTCACCCATTTGTAGATAATCCCGAAGCACAATTTACGAAACATAACTTACCATCTTCAGCTGCATATGCTAGGCCCTACACCCATGGCTCAGTTGGAAAGATAAGCGTGTTTCGTCACGGTAATGGAGGTGATTACTATTTTTCGCCATTTGAGGAAAAAGGCCACATATTGACGAAGTGTGCGGAGTTTGAGGGGGGCTTTGAGGGTTTTGCATTTAGCGGAAATCATTCAATATTGGTGTATGTATCAAAATCTTCAATTTATAGCGGAAGGTTTACCGAAGGTTTTGATGCCTATATTTCAAGTTTGGAAAACATTTCGGAGCAGCGGGCACTGAATATTATCAGTGCGGTAGAGCATATGCTCGGTGCTGATATAAGTGGGCATAACTCAAAGCTAGTTGCACTTTTGCGCAAAGGTGTAGTAATCCACCACGGGTCCGTTCCACTTGAGGTTAGGTTTCTTATTGAGGACTTTATTCGCGGACGATATGCGAAGCTCTGCTTTGCAACTAGCACTCTAGCCCAAGGTGTAAATATGCCGTTCGATATTGTCTGGTTGCAGACAATGAGAATCAGCGGGGAGAGTAGCGAAGACAGATCGTTGGCATTTAAAAATCTGATTGGTAGGGCAGGTCGCCTTACAGATGAACAAAAATTTGATTATGGGTATGTATTTACCGAGAATGCAAAATTATATGCTCAGCGTCTTAATGACTCTTATAGATTGAGTGAAGTTTCGATTATTGATTCGGACGGTTTTGACGCGAATGAAGATACACAAGAGGTAATGGATGCTTTTCGGAGCAATACATTTAATGAAGACTTTAACTTGCCAGAGAAAAAAATTGATAGACTGAGCGCTCCGGCCGTGTTGGCAGCATGCCAAACGGTACTAGATATCATGTACTCAGGTTCGGGTGAAAAGCAAGACATCTCAGGTGAGGCACTGCAACCGTTAAGAATCAAGGTTCGTGAAAGCCTTAAGCTTATTTTTGAGGCCTCAATAAACCGGAAGCTTCTGGATGGTGAGGTGGCAGTCTTTAGAACGGCAATTGTTATATTTTTGTTGGCTACAGGAGGCTGGAGCTTTCGAGAGATCGCCGGCATTAGATATAGTGATATATCGAAGCGGAATGAACGGCGTGTTGGCGTAGCCGAATTTGCTCAAGCCGCAGCCAAATTGCCAGATGCAAGTTTAAAAAAGCCATACCCGCTTGTGAAGGGGGTTTTGGCAAAGGATGTTAGTTATGACGCTGTAGTTTTCGATACATACGACTATATGGATCAAGTTATTTCATTTTCACTTGTGGATGTTTTTTCGGCAGCTTTTAAAATATACGTATCGAGAACTGCTGATGATCGAGCAAATAAAATGATAGAGCTGCTTCGCTATGGGACTAATAATGTGATTCATATGCTGCTAATGCGTTATGGCTTCCCGCCTGAGGCTGTTGGTGAGGTCTCAGGTTATATAAAGTTCATAAATGAAAGAGAAATTATATTTAATGATGGCGTAAATGATGCTCCGGCGCATGTTAAGAGTCTCGTGAGTTGGTATTTGCCTTGAGTTAGTTGGGTGTAGTTGCTCTCCAGTTTATGAAGGTGTAGTTAAATGGCGGTTCAAGATTTAGCGTTTGTTAGAAGGAAAAGTTCAACTGGCGGCTTTGGAGTCGTCATGTCGGAGTCCTCTTGCTTATGATCTTTCACTCCCTCACTGGGTAGCTTTTTTCTCTAGGAGAAGAAGAATTTCTTAGTTTTTTACAGTGCCGACTATTTCTTAAACAGCGAGATATTTAGCAATGTGCCTGGACCATCGTGGTGATGGATTTTGCAATTATTGAAGCATTCAGGTCAATCAAGTGTGCACGGCTGCGGAAGTACTGCGCGGTCTGCTCATCGCTGCAGTAGATATAGCAACCCTTCATTCCGCGCGTCATCAAGGTTCGGTAGGTGTTCTTGATAATAAGGTCCACTAGCTCGCGCGTTTCCTCCGGTTCCGTCTTCATTCGACTTTTGTATCCTCGAATAGAACGATCATGCTTATCCCTCATCTCGGGGGCAGTCTGCACTTGCCCATTGCGTATCACCAGGTCCGGACCAATGATCACGCCGATGTAGTCAACCTCCAGTCCTTGACAGGTATGAATGCAGCCGACCTGCTCGATGGATTTCTCCGCAATGATCCATAGGCTCCCGTCTTGGTCGAGGTTCCATTTACGACGGTAGTTTTCTCCAATGACGATGTCGTAGGCAGAAGGCTGTTTCTTGCTGGTCCAAGGCCAGCAATAACCTGCCACGACTCGGGCCTTGTTATGGTCATTCTTCTTTTCGATCGCTGCGTGCAGTGCTTCGGGGCTATCGAAAACCTTAAACTCGTAAAGGCTACTGTCCAGGTGCCGGTTGGCAGTCGGGCGCACTTGCAGGACGTCGTCCAGCCAGGCCAGGTATCCATCCGAGCCATTGCAACGGAACTGGGAGCTGAGGGTGTACTCCTCAACCTGTGCTCCTTTAGCCTCAGCGAATGCTCGGATCGCATCTCGGCTGCCGATATCACTCAGGGTGACGCGTTGATCTTCGTCGATGAAGAAGATGGTGCAGGCCGAGGCGTTGATCAGTTCTTTGATCTGGTTTTCGCCGAGGTTTCCGTAAAGACCGCTCTTTTCGTTGAGGCGGTGGGCCTCATCGACCACCAAAAAGTCATTGGTATTCGCGTTGGTATCTACAAATGCCCCTGAGCCCACGAACAGATGGGAAAAGCGGCTTCGAGTAATAGAGCCAGCCAGTTTGCTTTCATACACTTTTCGCGGTGCGGCATTTTTTGATACGTACCGGCCGTTCAGGCCTTGTCCGGTGAGCTTAACTAGTAGGTTCAGCGCTACCACCGTCTTGCCTGTGCCAGGTCCGCCTTGAATGATCACAACCCTTGGTTTTTCGGCGGACGCAGCTGTACCGGCAGCTATGGCTGCTTCGAAGATCTCTTTCTGATCGTCGATCAGAATGAATTCCGGTTGAGCCTTCAGTAAGCCCTTCAGCGAATCCGCCAATGCTTTGGATGGGCGGATAGGGCTATCCATCAGCTCATGCAGTACAGTTCTATTGTCACCACTGGCGATGTGCTGTTTGATGAACGAGCGCAGGTGGCCCAGCTGATCCTTACCCTTCATGAACAGCGGGGCGCGGGTGGTGTAGTCCTCATACTGCTTGGCATCGAGCACGCCGTCGGGGACGTAGTTGTGTAAATAGGCGCAGGCTTGAACCTGAATGCCACCCGAGTGAACGGCCTCGTTGAAGCCCTCTAGCAAGCAGGCGTAAGACCAAGCCTGGTACGACGGGTGTACGGTCTCCCGAACGTTGCCGCCAAGTGCTGTGCGCACAATCGCATCTTTGTTGGTGGCCTTCGCTTGACTCCACTGTTTGAGCTCAACCAACAGAACGCTGCGCTGGCCCTGGGCATTGAAGCCGGTCAGGGTTACATCGACTCGCTTTGAGGTCTGTGGTATGTGCAATTCGATCGCTACGCCCATATCCTCGGCCAAATCAGATGCCCGCAGCACCTTGGCCATGGCGCCAAGGGAGTTCTTCCAGGCATTCATTTCTGCTGCGGCCACCAGCTTGCCGGTCGCAGTTTTGAAACTCTGCAGAATTACATCTTCGATGTCGTCGTTATCGCTGTCGTGTAGGAACTGCGATTTGGTCGCTTCGTAAACGATCAAGGTCCTTCTTCCTTACTGAAGCTGGGCAATCAGAGTTGGTCGTACTTCTTCGCTGTATTGCGGGCTTTTTCGACTGGGTACTTTTCGCCGTTAAGGCGCAGCTTGCGCTGGGCTGCGGCGTCAAGGTCCACGCCCAGTACCGAGGAAAGGCGCACCAGATACATCAGCACGTCGGCGAGCTCATCCTCGACGGCTTGCGCTGTTTCCGGGTTGCGGGCTGCGGACTTGGAGGCGTCTTCGCTGAGCCATTGGAAGACCTCAGTTAACTCACCGACTTCACCACTCAGAGCCATGACTAGGTTCTTGGGTGAATGGAACTGGGCCCAGTTGCGGTCGCTGGCGAACTGCTCAAGGGCCTGGGCCAGGCGGGTGATATCGACAAGTTGGGTTGAAGTGGTGGGGGTTGTCACGAGCGCGTCCTGTGGCGGCGGGCGAACTGTGCTGTTTTCAGCCACCGTTTCGCCTTCGTTGCAGATGCTGGACACCATACTTCCTACAGACGAAATGAGAAAGAGCGTAGGAATATTCTGGTGCGTCTGACGGCGTGGGACTAGCGCGCGTGATAGGTAAACACGCCGTTGTT
Encoded here:
- the ihfA gene encoding integration host factor subunit alpha; this encodes MGALTKAEMAERLYEELGLNKREAKELVELFFEEIRHALEENEQVKLSGFGNFDLRDKRQRPGRNPKTGEEIPITARRVVTFRPGQKLKARVEAYAGTKP
- a CDS encoding MerR family transcriptional regulator, with translation MLEPSHNDELPPIPGKRYFTIGEVSELCAVKPHVLRYWEQEFDQLNPVKRRGNRRYYQRQDVLMIRQIRALLYDQGFTIGGARLRLSSDEAKDESSQYKQLIRQMIVELEDVLVVLKK
- a CDS encoding DEAD/DEAH box helicase; amino-acid sequence: MKVLHKINHIKASVDPYSDISGLLKILHLEGPASSDILESLALYKVFHSESFKELEERIIIAIGLFYKVKEPTSLYSFLMASVGIQHKLEYGALLTPVQASVRRAINDNQYVSISAPTSAGKSYSIRDFIAEQKGDAVIVVPSRALIAEYVASIRDRFAGDKTVMISTFVDTVFTSRNLRRIFILTPERARELFVIGPKLDVAVFFFDEAQVSEDASRGVIFDVLVRRVNKIFPSAKLIFAHPFVDNPEAQFTKHNLPSSAAYARPYTHGSVGKISVFRHGNGGDYYFSPFEEKGHILTKCAEFEGGFEGFAFSGNHSILVYVSKSSIYSGRFTEGFDAYISSLENISEQRALNIISAVEHMLGADISGHNSKLVALLRKGVVIHHGSVPLEVRFLIEDFIRGRYAKLCFATSTLAQGVNMPFDIVWLQTMRISGESSEDRSLAFKNLIGRAGRLTDEQKFDYGYVFTENAKLYAQRLNDSYRLSEVSIIDSDGFDANEDTQEVMDAFRSNTFNEDFNLPEKKIDRLSAPAVLAACQTVLDIMYSGSGEKQDISGEALQPLRIKVRESLKLIFEASINRKLLDGEVAVFRTAIVIFLLATGGWSFREIAGIRYSDISKRNERRVGVAEFAQAAAKLPDASLKKPYPLVKGVLAKDVSYDAVVFDTYDYMDQVISFSLVDVFSAAFKIYVSRTADDRANKMIELLRYGTNNVIHMLLMRYGFPPEAVGEVSGYIKFINEREIIFNDGVNDAPAHVKSLVSWYLP
- a CDS encoding DUF2075 domain-containing protein, with translation MIVYEATKSQFLHDSDNDDIEDVILQSFKTATGKLVAAAEMNAWKNSLGAMAKVLRASDLAEDMGVAIELHIPQTSKRVDVTLTGFNAQGQRSVLLVELKQWSQAKATNKDAIVRTALGGNVRETVHPSYQAWSYACLLEGFNEAVHSGGIQVQACAYLHNYVPDGVLDAKQYEDYTTRAPLFMKGKDQLGHLRSFIKQHIASGDNRTVLHELMDSPIRPSKALADSLKGLLKAQPEFILIDDQKEIFEAAIAAGTAASAEKPRVVIIQGGPGTGKTVVALNLLVKLTGQGLNGRYVSKNAAPRKVYESKLAGSITRSRFSHLFVGSGAFVDTNANTNDFLVVDEAHRLNEKSGLYGNLGENQIKELINASACTIFFIDEDQRVTLSDIGSRDAIRAFAEAKGAQVEEYTLSSQFRCNGSDGYLAWLDDVLQVRPTANRHLDSSLYEFKVFDSPEALHAAIEKKNDHNKARVVAGYCWPWTSKKQPSAYDIVIGENYRRKWNLDQDGSLWIIAEKSIEQVGCIHTCQGLEVDYIGVIIGPDLVIRNGQVQTAPEMRDKHDRSIRGYKSRMKTEPEETRELVDLIIKNTYRTLMTRGMKGCYIYCSDEQTAQYFRSRAHLIDLNASIIAKSITTMVQAHC
- a CDS encoding nucleotide pyrophosphohydrolase, producing the protein MTTPTTSTQLVDITRLAQALEQFASDRNWAQFHSPKNLVMALSGEVGELTEVFQWLSEDASKSAARNPETAQAVEDELADVLMYLVRLSSVLGVDLDAAAQRKLRLNGEKYPVEKARNTAKKYDQL